In Salvelinus alpinus chromosome 22, SLU_Salpinus.1, whole genome shotgun sequence, one genomic interval encodes:
- the LOC139548750 gene encoding dixin-A-like isoform X2 produces the protein MGAKQMKCLSSASPAHSPKEEYIIAQSTDTPKEAFISAQSEDHAEPGDDKSELTERKSDTEEVLSLCGLCPAPGHGGPEEERSWEEQLECHQEQLEKEMQEARRMVFRLQALLLHGSLPEDEQDVSLGFGDSRANSEQQLVLIRSRLDQSMEEALDLKRELLRHKQEARHLQAIKDALQQRMSVQEAAVLQLKQELLRCSMGKEQLEGENAELKWKLSDRNKLLNEYEQLGKKDRLLQQQQMKLDDARHNSNEGSHRSSRSEKSGYSNSVSPPPGPAFQHTAQGEELQLVREALRSLRDGFSGHDPQHHTLDTLEQGVASLMDRLYTLDTRRRQQDRGVHTHTQQFTQKTTEGPYKSPGRRANPTDRDSWPPSSKIAHSHSSPGLDSTVSTKVLYFTDRSLTPFLVNISKRLGEVTLRDFKAAVDRQGSFRYHFKALDPEFGTVKEEVFQDGALVPGWEGKIVAWVEEDHGERR, from the exons CCTCAGTTCAGCCAGCCCTGCACACTCCCCTAAAGAAGAGTACATCATCGCTCAGTCCACAGACACTCCTAAAGAAGCATTTATCTCAGCTCAATCTGAAGACCACGCCGAGCCTGGGGATGACAAATCAGAGTTGACGGAAAGGAAATCTGATACAG AAGAGGTGTTGTCTCTCTGTGGCCTGTGTCCTGCACCAGGGCATGGTGGGCCAGAGGAGGAGAGATCATGGGAGGAGCAGCTGGAGTGTCACCAGGAGCAGCTGGAAAAGGAGATGCAGGAGGCCAGGAGGATGGTGTTCCGCCTGCAG gctcTACTGCTGCATGGCTCTCTCCCTGAGGACGAGCAGGACGTCTCCCTGGGCTTCGGGGATAGCAGGGCTAACTCTGAGCAGCAGCTG GTTCTAATCCGCAGTCGTCTGGACCAAAGCATGGAGGAGGCTCTTGATCTGAAG agggagcttctaaggcacAAGCAAGAGGCACGCCACCTTCAGGCTATTAAG GATGCTCTTCAGCAGCGTATGTCTGTACAGGAGGCTGCGGTGCTGCAGCTGAAGCAGGAGCTACTGAGGTGCAGCATGGGCAAAGAGCAACTGGAGGGGGAGAAC GCAGAGCTCAAATGGAAGTTGAGCGATCGGAACAAACTACTCAATGAGTATGAG CAACTTGGAAAAAAGGATAGACTACTTCAGCAACAGCAAATGAAACTGGACGATGCTCGGCACAACTCTAATGAAGGAAGCCACAGG TCATCTAGGAGTGAAAAGAGTGGGTACAGTAACTCTGTGAGCCCACCCCCTGGTCCGGCCTTCCAACACACAGCT CAGGGAGAGGAACTGCAGCTGGTGAGGGAGGCCCTGCGTAGTCTGAGGGATGGTTTCTCAGGTCACGACCCTCAGCATCACACCCTGGACACACTGGAGCAAGGGGTGGCCAGTCTCATGGACCGCCTATACACACTCGACACACGCCGCAGGCAGCAGGACAgaggggtacacacacacacacaacaattcaCACAGAAGACCACAGAG GGTCCATACAAATCACCAGGACGAAGAGCCAACCCCACAGACAGGGACTCATGGCCACCCAGCTCAA AAATAGCTCACTCCCACAGTAGTCCTGGCCTGGACTCCACAGTCTCCACTAAAGTCCTCTACTTCACTGATCGTTCACTCACTCCTTTCCTGGTCAACATCTCCAAAAG GCTGGGGGAGGTGACTCTGAGAGACTTCAAGGCAGCGGTGGACCGCCAGGGTAGCTTCAGGTACCACTTCAAAGCCCTCGACCCAGAGTTTGGGACTGTGAAGGAGGAG
- the LOC139548750 gene encoding dixin-A-like isoform X3 codes for MGAKQMKCLSSASPAHSPKEEYIIAQSTDTPKEAFISAQSEDHAEPGDDKSELTERKSDTEEVLSLCGLCPAPGHGGPEEERSWEEQLECHQEQLEKEMQEARRMVFRLQALLLHGSLPEDEQDVSLGFGDSRANSEQQLVLIRSRLDQSMEEALDLKRELLRHKQEARHLQAIKDALQQRMSVQEAAVLQLKQELLRCSMGKEQLEGENAELKWKLSDRNKLLNEYEQQLGKKDRLLQQQQMKLDDARHNSNEGSHRSSRSEKSGYSNSVSPPPGPAFQHTAGEELQLVREALRSLRDGFSGHDPQHHTLDTLEQGVASLMDRLYTLDTRRRQQDRGVHTHTQQFTQKTTEGPYKSPGRRANPTDRDSWPPSSKIAHSHSSPGLDSTVSTKVLYFTDRSLTPFLVNISKRLGEVTLRDFKAAVDRQGSFRYHFKALDPEFGTVKEEVFQDGALVPGWEGKIVAWVEEDHGERR; via the exons CCTCAGTTCAGCCAGCCCTGCACACTCCCCTAAAGAAGAGTACATCATCGCTCAGTCCACAGACACTCCTAAAGAAGCATTTATCTCAGCTCAATCTGAAGACCACGCCGAGCCTGGGGATGACAAATCAGAGTTGACGGAAAGGAAATCTGATACAG AAGAGGTGTTGTCTCTCTGTGGCCTGTGTCCTGCACCAGGGCATGGTGGGCCAGAGGAGGAGAGATCATGGGAGGAGCAGCTGGAGTGTCACCAGGAGCAGCTGGAAAAGGAGATGCAGGAGGCCAGGAGGATGGTGTTCCGCCTGCAG gctcTACTGCTGCATGGCTCTCTCCCTGAGGACGAGCAGGACGTCTCCCTGGGCTTCGGGGATAGCAGGGCTAACTCTGAGCAGCAGCTG GTTCTAATCCGCAGTCGTCTGGACCAAAGCATGGAGGAGGCTCTTGATCTGAAG agggagcttctaaggcacAAGCAAGAGGCACGCCACCTTCAGGCTATTAAG GATGCTCTTCAGCAGCGTATGTCTGTACAGGAGGCTGCGGTGCTGCAGCTGAAGCAGGAGCTACTGAGGTGCAGCATGGGCAAAGAGCAACTGGAGGGGGAGAAC GCAGAGCTCAAATGGAAGTTGAGCGATCGGAACAAACTACTCAATGAGTATGAG CAGCAACTTGGAAAAAAGGATAGACTACTTCAGCAACAGCAAATGAAACTGGACGATGCTCGGCACAACTCTAATGAAGGAAGCCACAGG TCATCTAGGAGTGAAAAGAGTGGGTACAGTAACTCTGTGAGCCCACCCCCTGGTCCGGCCTTCCAACACACAGCT GGAGAGGAACTGCAGCTGGTGAGGGAGGCCCTGCGTAGTCTGAGGGATGGTTTCTCAGGTCACGACCCTCAGCATCACACCCTGGACACACTGGAGCAAGGGGTGGCCAGTCTCATGGACCGCCTATACACACTCGACACACGCCGCAGGCAGCAGGACAgaggggtacacacacacacacaacaattcaCACAGAAGACCACAGAG GGTCCATACAAATCACCAGGACGAAGAGCCAACCCCACAGACAGGGACTCATGGCCACCCAGCTCAA AAATAGCTCACTCCCACAGTAGTCCTGGCCTGGACTCCACAGTCTCCACTAAAGTCCTCTACTTCACTGATCGTTCACTCACTCCTTTCCTGGTCAACATCTCCAAAAG GCTGGGGGAGGTGACTCTGAGAGACTTCAAGGCAGCGGTGGACCGCCAGGGTAGCTTCAGGTACCACTTCAAAGCCCTCGACCCAGAGTTTGGGACTGTGAAGGAGGAG
- the LOC139548750 gene encoding dixin-A-like isoform X9 produces MGAKQMKCLSSASPAHSPKEEYIIAQSTDTPKEAFISAQSEDHAEPGDDKSELTERKSDTEVLSLCGLCPAPGHGGPEEERSWEEQLECHQEQLEKEMQEARRMVFRLQALLLHGSLPEDEQDVSLGFGDSRANSEQQLVLIRSRLDQSMEEALDLKRELLRHKQEARHLQAIKDALQQRMSVQEAAVLQLKQELLRCSMGKEQLEGENAELKWKLSDRNKLLNEYEQQLGKKDRLLQQQQMKLDDARHNSNEGSHRSSRSEKSGYSNSVSPPPGPAFQHTAQGEELQLVREALRSLRDGFSGHDPQHHTLDTLEQGVASLMDRLYTLDTRRRQQDRGGPYKSPGRRANPTDRDSWPPSSKIAHSHSSPGLDSTVSTKVLYFTDRSLTPFLVNISKRLGEVTLRDFKAAVDRQGSFRYHFKALDPEFGTVKEEVFQDGALVPGWEGKIVAWVEEDHGERR; encoded by the exons CCTCAGTTCAGCCAGCCCTGCACACTCCCCTAAAGAAGAGTACATCATCGCTCAGTCCACAGACACTCCTAAAGAAGCATTTATCTCAGCTCAATCTGAAGACCACGCCGAGCCTGGGGATGACAAATCAGAGTTGACGGAAAGGAAATCTGATACAG AGGTGTTGTCTCTCTGTGGCCTGTGTCCTGCACCAGGGCATGGTGGGCCAGAGGAGGAGAGATCATGGGAGGAGCAGCTGGAGTGTCACCAGGAGCAGCTGGAAAAGGAGATGCAGGAGGCCAGGAGGATGGTGTTCCGCCTGCAG gctcTACTGCTGCATGGCTCTCTCCCTGAGGACGAGCAGGACGTCTCCCTGGGCTTCGGGGATAGCAGGGCTAACTCTGAGCAGCAGCTG GTTCTAATCCGCAGTCGTCTGGACCAAAGCATGGAGGAGGCTCTTGATCTGAAG agggagcttctaaggcacAAGCAAGAGGCACGCCACCTTCAGGCTATTAAG GATGCTCTTCAGCAGCGTATGTCTGTACAGGAGGCTGCGGTGCTGCAGCTGAAGCAGGAGCTACTGAGGTGCAGCATGGGCAAAGAGCAACTGGAGGGGGAGAAC GCAGAGCTCAAATGGAAGTTGAGCGATCGGAACAAACTACTCAATGAGTATGAG CAGCAACTTGGAAAAAAGGATAGACTACTTCAGCAACAGCAAATGAAACTGGACGATGCTCGGCACAACTCTAATGAAGGAAGCCACAGG TCATCTAGGAGTGAAAAGAGTGGGTACAGTAACTCTGTGAGCCCACCCCCTGGTCCGGCCTTCCAACACACAGCT CAGGGAGAGGAACTGCAGCTGGTGAGGGAGGCCCTGCGTAGTCTGAGGGATGGTTTCTCAGGTCACGACCCTCAGCATCACACCCTGGACACACTGGAGCAAGGGGTGGCCAGTCTCATGGACCGCCTATACACACTCGACACACGCCGCAGGCAGCAGGACAgaggg GGTCCATACAAATCACCAGGACGAAGAGCCAACCCCACAGACAGGGACTCATGGCCACCCAGCTCAA AAATAGCTCACTCCCACAGTAGTCCTGGCCTGGACTCCACAGTCTCCACTAAAGTCCTCTACTTCACTGATCGTTCACTCACTCCTTTCCTGGTCAACATCTCCAAAAG GCTGGGGGAGGTGACTCTGAGAGACTTCAAGGCAGCGGTGGACCGCCAGGGTAGCTTCAGGTACCACTTCAAAGCCCTCGACCCAGAGTTTGGGACTGTGAAGGAGGAG
- the LOC139548750 gene encoding dixin-A-like isoform X13, producing the protein MGAKQMKCLSSASPAHSPKEEYIIAQSTDTPKEAFISAQSEDHAEPGDDKSELTERKSDTEEVLSLCGLCPAPGHGGPEEERSWEEQLECHQEQLEKEMQEARRMVFRLQALLLHGSLPEDEQDVSLGFGDSRANSEQQLVLIRSRLDQSMEEALDLKRELLRHKQEARHLQAIKDALQQRMSVQEAAVLQLKQELLRCSMGKEQLEGENAELKWKLSDRNKLLNEYEQLGKKDRLLQQQQMKLDDARHNSNEGSHRGEELQLVREALRSLRDGFSGHDPQHHTLDTLEQGVASLMDRLYTLDTRRRQQDRGVHTHTQQFTQKTTEGPYKSPGRRANPTDRDSWPPSSKIAHSHSSPGLDSTVSTKVLYFTDRSLTPFLVNISKRLGEVTLRDFKAAVDRQGSFRYHFKALDPEFGTVKEEVFQDGALVPGWEGKIVAWVEEDHGERR; encoded by the exons CCTCAGTTCAGCCAGCCCTGCACACTCCCCTAAAGAAGAGTACATCATCGCTCAGTCCACAGACACTCCTAAAGAAGCATTTATCTCAGCTCAATCTGAAGACCACGCCGAGCCTGGGGATGACAAATCAGAGTTGACGGAAAGGAAATCTGATACAG AAGAGGTGTTGTCTCTCTGTGGCCTGTGTCCTGCACCAGGGCATGGTGGGCCAGAGGAGGAGAGATCATGGGAGGAGCAGCTGGAGTGTCACCAGGAGCAGCTGGAAAAGGAGATGCAGGAGGCCAGGAGGATGGTGTTCCGCCTGCAG gctcTACTGCTGCATGGCTCTCTCCCTGAGGACGAGCAGGACGTCTCCCTGGGCTTCGGGGATAGCAGGGCTAACTCTGAGCAGCAGCTG GTTCTAATCCGCAGTCGTCTGGACCAAAGCATGGAGGAGGCTCTTGATCTGAAG agggagcttctaaggcacAAGCAAGAGGCACGCCACCTTCAGGCTATTAAG GATGCTCTTCAGCAGCGTATGTCTGTACAGGAGGCTGCGGTGCTGCAGCTGAAGCAGGAGCTACTGAGGTGCAGCATGGGCAAAGAGCAACTGGAGGGGGAGAAC GCAGAGCTCAAATGGAAGTTGAGCGATCGGAACAAACTACTCAATGAGTATGAG CAACTTGGAAAAAAGGATAGACTACTTCAGCAACAGCAAATGAAACTGGACGATGCTCGGCACAACTCTAATGAAGGAAGCCACAGG GGAGAGGAACTGCAGCTGGTGAGGGAGGCCCTGCGTAGTCTGAGGGATGGTTTCTCAGGTCACGACCCTCAGCATCACACCCTGGACACACTGGAGCAAGGGGTGGCCAGTCTCATGGACCGCCTATACACACTCGACACACGCCGCAGGCAGCAGGACAgaggggtacacacacacacacaacaattcaCACAGAAGACCACAGAG GGTCCATACAAATCACCAGGACGAAGAGCCAACCCCACAGACAGGGACTCATGGCCACCCAGCTCAA AAATAGCTCACTCCCACAGTAGTCCTGGCCTGGACTCCACAGTCTCCACTAAAGTCCTCTACTTCACTGATCGTTCACTCACTCCTTTCCTGGTCAACATCTCCAAAAG GCTGGGGGAGGTGACTCTGAGAGACTTCAAGGCAGCGGTGGACCGCCAGGGTAGCTTCAGGTACCACTTCAAAGCCCTCGACCCAGAGTTTGGGACTGTGAAGGAGGAG
- the LOC139548750 gene encoding dixin-A-like isoform X11 has translation MGAKQMKCLSSASPAHSPKEEYIIAQSTDTPKEAFISAQSEDHAEPGDDKSELTERKSDTEEVLSLCGLCPAPGHGGPEEERSWEEQLECHQEQLEKEMQEARRMVFRLQALLLHGSLPEDEQDVSLGFGDSRANSEQQLVLIRSRLDQSMEEALDLKRELLRHKQEARHLQAIKDALQQRMSVQEAAVLQLKQELLRCSMGKEQLEGENAELKWKLSDRNKLLNEYEQLGKKDRLLQQQQMKLDDARHNSNEGSHRQGEELQLVREALRSLRDGFSGHDPQHHTLDTLEQGVASLMDRLYTLDTRRRQQDRGVHTHTQQFTQKTTEGPYKSPGRRANPTDRDSWPPSSKIAHSHSSPGLDSTVSTKVLYFTDRSLTPFLVNISKRLGEVTLRDFKAAVDRQGSFRYHFKALDPEFGTVKEEVFQDGALVPGWEGKIVAWVEEDHGERR, from the exons CCTCAGTTCAGCCAGCCCTGCACACTCCCCTAAAGAAGAGTACATCATCGCTCAGTCCACAGACACTCCTAAAGAAGCATTTATCTCAGCTCAATCTGAAGACCACGCCGAGCCTGGGGATGACAAATCAGAGTTGACGGAAAGGAAATCTGATACAG AAGAGGTGTTGTCTCTCTGTGGCCTGTGTCCTGCACCAGGGCATGGTGGGCCAGAGGAGGAGAGATCATGGGAGGAGCAGCTGGAGTGTCACCAGGAGCAGCTGGAAAAGGAGATGCAGGAGGCCAGGAGGATGGTGTTCCGCCTGCAG gctcTACTGCTGCATGGCTCTCTCCCTGAGGACGAGCAGGACGTCTCCCTGGGCTTCGGGGATAGCAGGGCTAACTCTGAGCAGCAGCTG GTTCTAATCCGCAGTCGTCTGGACCAAAGCATGGAGGAGGCTCTTGATCTGAAG agggagcttctaaggcacAAGCAAGAGGCACGCCACCTTCAGGCTATTAAG GATGCTCTTCAGCAGCGTATGTCTGTACAGGAGGCTGCGGTGCTGCAGCTGAAGCAGGAGCTACTGAGGTGCAGCATGGGCAAAGAGCAACTGGAGGGGGAGAAC GCAGAGCTCAAATGGAAGTTGAGCGATCGGAACAAACTACTCAATGAGTATGAG CAACTTGGAAAAAAGGATAGACTACTTCAGCAACAGCAAATGAAACTGGACGATGCTCGGCACAACTCTAATGAAGGAAGCCACAGG CAGGGAGAGGAACTGCAGCTGGTGAGGGAGGCCCTGCGTAGTCTGAGGGATGGTTTCTCAGGTCACGACCCTCAGCATCACACCCTGGACACACTGGAGCAAGGGGTGGCCAGTCTCATGGACCGCCTATACACACTCGACACACGCCGCAGGCAGCAGGACAgaggggtacacacacacacacaacaattcaCACAGAAGACCACAGAG GGTCCATACAAATCACCAGGACGAAGAGCCAACCCCACAGACAGGGACTCATGGCCACCCAGCTCAA AAATAGCTCACTCCCACAGTAGTCCTGGCCTGGACTCCACAGTCTCCACTAAAGTCCTCTACTTCACTGATCGTTCACTCACTCCTTTCCTGGTCAACATCTCCAAAAG GCTGGGGGAGGTGACTCTGAGAGACTTCAAGGCAGCGGTGGACCGCCAGGGTAGCTTCAGGTACCACTTCAAAGCCCTCGACCCAGAGTTTGGGACTGTGAAGGAGGAG